A part of Micromonospora chersina genomic DNA contains:
- a CDS encoding GNAT family N-acetyltransferase yields MPSPRLEEITPDNVLAACAIAVRPDQEGLVAPVARSLAEAYAQPAVAWPRLIVDGDRPVGFLMGFLDIKWGQDPADVRSGLWRLNIAADQQGRGYGRFAVAALADELRRRGADRMFVTWAPGPHGPERFYGRLGFRLTGERSGDQVVGELAL; encoded by the coding sequence GTGCCGTCACCACGTCTCGAAGAGATCACCCCCGACAACGTCCTGGCCGCCTGCGCGATCGCCGTCCGTCCCGACCAGGAGGGGCTGGTCGCCCCGGTGGCCCGGTCGCTCGCCGAGGCGTACGCCCAGCCGGCGGTCGCCTGGCCCCGGCTCATCGTCGACGGCGACCGCCCGGTGGGCTTCCTCATGGGCTTCCTCGACATCAAGTGGGGTCAGGACCCGGCGGACGTCCGGTCCGGCCTGTGGCGGCTGAACATCGCCGCGGACCAGCAGGGCCGGGGCTACGGGCGGTTCGCCGTGGCGGCGCTCGCCGACGAGTTGCGTCGCCGGGGTGCGGACCGGATGTTCGTCACCTGGGCGCCCGGCCCGCACGGCCCGGAACGCTTCTACGGCCGCCTCGGCTTCCGGCTCACCGGTGAGCGCAGCGGCGACCAGGTGGTCGGCGAACTGGCCCTCTGA
- a CDS encoding serine/threonine-protein kinase: MSRRLLSGRYQSEELLGSGGMGEVWRGRDLRLDRPVAIKVLTAAGVREPMAAERFDREARTAARLTHPHIVGVYDFGTEDDHSYLVMELVEGRTVGDLVAAGPLPVDQALSIAVQTCDGIAAAHAAGVVHRDIKPGNLIVTPAGTVKICDFGIARLPRLAGQNTLTGPATKLGTSSYMSPEQALGGPVDPRTDLYGLGCTLYAMLTGAPPFAGDPLSVLHQHVNEPPPPLRDRRPDVPVELDALVSELLAKDPADRPTDAGVVRERLAALLPRAGTPLAVVAVDAAPAGPEPPPAPGPAAPVAAPGDRSARSRRNPLLVLAGLVGLALLALAGVTLLDRDGGKPLAAPTAPATTTTAAAPSAPVVPVTVAPTTPRPRTVAPTTRSPVATPEPSPSLASATPSAVPPRDPIVALRLSIQEQVDAGQLNPDAAKDLHAKVDAIAKETAEGDTDQAQEQIKKLRDKLSELLRGGKLTAGGYDALSADVDRVAAELT; the protein is encoded by the coding sequence GTGTCGCGACGTCTGCTGAGTGGCCGGTACCAGTCCGAGGAGCTGCTGGGCAGCGGCGGCATGGGTGAGGTGTGGCGGGGCCGGGACCTGCGGCTGGACCGGCCGGTCGCGATCAAGGTGCTCACGGCGGCCGGCGTGCGGGAACCGATGGCCGCGGAACGCTTCGACCGCGAGGCCCGCACGGCGGCCCGGCTGACCCACCCGCACATCGTCGGCGTCTACGACTTCGGCACCGAGGACGACCACTCCTACCTGGTCATGGAGCTGGTGGAGGGTCGGACGGTCGGCGACCTGGTCGCCGCGGGCCCGCTGCCGGTCGACCAGGCGCTGTCGATCGCCGTGCAGACCTGCGACGGGATCGCCGCCGCGCACGCCGCCGGGGTGGTGCACCGGGACATCAAGCCGGGCAACCTCATCGTCACCCCGGCCGGCACCGTGAAGATCTGCGACTTCGGCATCGCCCGGCTGCCCCGGCTGGCCGGGCAGAACACCCTCACCGGCCCGGCGACCAAGCTCGGGACCAGCTCGTACATGTCCCCGGAGCAGGCGCTCGGCGGTCCCGTGGACCCCCGCACCGACCTGTACGGCCTGGGTTGCACTCTCTACGCGATGCTCACCGGCGCCCCGCCGTTCGCCGGCGACCCGCTCAGCGTGCTGCACCAGCACGTCAACGAGCCACCCCCGCCGCTGCGGGACCGCCGGCCGGACGTACCTGTGGAACTCGACGCCCTGGTGTCCGAACTGCTCGCGAAGGACCCGGCCGACCGGCCCACCGACGCCGGCGTGGTCCGGGAGCGCCTCGCGGCCCTGCTGCCCCGCGCCGGCACGCCGCTCGCGGTCGTCGCGGTGGACGCCGCGCCGGCCGGGCCTGAGCCGCCGCCCGCACCCGGACCGGCCGCGCCGGTCGCGGCTCCCGGCGACCGGTCGGCCCGGTCCCGACGCAACCCGCTGCTGGTGCTGGCCGGGCTGGTCGGCCTCGCGCTGCTCGCCCTGGCCGGTGTCACGCTGCTGGACCGGGACGGCGGGAAGCCGCTGGCCGCACCGACCGCCCCGGCCACCACCACCACCGCGGCCGCGCCGAGCGCGCCCGTGGTGCCGGTCACCGTGGCGCCGACCACGCCCCGCCCGCGGACGGTGGCGCCCACGACCCGCAGCCCGGTGGCCACACCCGAGCCCAGCCCGTCGCTCGCCTCGGCAACGCCGAGCGCCGTCCCGCCCCGGGACCCGATCGTCGCCCTGCGGCTGTCGATCCAGGAGCAGGTGGACGCCGGGCAGCTGAACCCGGACGCGGCCAAGGACCTGCACGCCAAGGTGGACGCGATCGCCAAGGAGACCGCCGAGGGCGACACCGATCAGGCGCAGGAGCAGATCAAGAAGCTCCGCGACAAGCTGAGCGAGTTGCTCCGGGGCGGCAAGCTCACCGCCGGCGGCTACGACGCGCTCAGCGCGGACGTCGACCGGGTCGCCGCCGAGCTGACCTGA
- a CDS encoding aminoglycoside phosphotransferase family protein — translation MIRTKMHADEVLTDADLVRRLLAGQFPHWADRPLRLVPSYGTDHDIYRLGDDLAVRLPRIGWATRQAAREAEWLPRLAPHLPLALPVPVAMGRPAEGYPFDWSVCEWLPGENASTARFDPDTAAVDLAAFVAALRRIDTTDAYPRPPRARGADLAELDDGVRDAVRRLGDRVDGGAVLRAWQESLDAPAWDGPGVWVHGDLLPGNLLVVDGRLSAVIDFGGLNVGDPACDLQPAWNVFAGPSRARFRTELAVDDASWLRGRGWALLQAVIALPYYWDTNPGIVRQTSHALREVLADAAGGY, via the coding sequence GTGATCCGGACGAAGATGCACGCCGACGAGGTGCTGACCGACGCCGACCTGGTCCGGCGGCTGCTCGCCGGGCAGTTCCCGCACTGGGCCGACCGACCGCTCCGCCTCGTTCCCTCGTACGGGACGGACCACGACATCTACCGGCTCGGCGACGACCTCGCGGTACGGCTGCCCCGGATCGGCTGGGCCACGAGGCAGGCGGCCCGGGAGGCCGAGTGGCTGCCCCGGCTGGCCCCGCACCTGCCGCTCGCGCTGCCCGTGCCGGTGGCCATGGGCCGCCCCGCCGAGGGCTACCCCTTCGACTGGTCGGTCTGCGAGTGGCTGCCGGGAGAGAACGCCAGCACCGCCCGGTTCGACCCGGACACGGCGGCGGTCGACCTGGCCGCCTTCGTCGCCGCGCTGCGGCGGATCGACACCACCGACGCGTACCCCCGGCCGCCCCGCGCCCGGGGCGCCGACCTCGCCGAGTTGGACGACGGGGTCCGGGACGCGGTACGCCGGCTCGGCGACCGGGTCGACGGCGGCGCGGTGCTGCGGGCCTGGCAGGAGTCACTGGACGCGCCGGCCTGGGACGGGCCGGGGGTCTGGGTGCACGGCGACCTGCTGCCCGGCAACCTGCTGGTGGTCGACGGCCGGCTCTCGGCGGTCATCGACTTCGGCGGGCTGAACGTGGGGGACCCGGCCTGCGACCTCCAGCCGGCGTGGAATGTCTTCGCCGGTCCCAGTCGCGCCCGGTTCCGCACGGAACTGGCGGTGGACGACGCCTCCTGGCTGCGCGGCCGGGGCTGGGCGCTGCTCCAGGCGGTGATCGCCCTGCCCTACTACTGGGACACCAACCCGGGGATCGTCCGGCAGACCTCCCACGCGCTGCGCGAGGTGCTGGCCGACGCGGCCGGCGGCTACTGA
- a CDS encoding CBS domain-containing protein, with product MPTAREIMTSDVSCVREQDDLRTAARRMAELGVGSLPICGDDNRLKGMVTDRDIVVKVLAQGKDPASVTAGELAQGEAVTIGADDDAAEILRTMGQHKVRRLPVIDGHDLVGIVAVADVARSLPERPVGDLIEAISERS from the coding sequence ATGCCGACCGCACGCGAGATCATGACCAGCGACGTGAGCTGTGTCCGGGAGCAGGACGACCTCCGGACCGCCGCCCGGCGGATGGCCGAGCTCGGGGTGGGCTCGCTGCCCATCTGCGGCGACGACAACCGCCTCAAGGGCATGGTGACCGACCGCGACATCGTGGTGAAGGTGCTGGCCCAGGGCAAGGACCCGGCCAGCGTGACCGCCGGTGAGCTGGCCCAGGGTGAGGCCGTGACCATCGGCGCGGACGACGACGCGGCCGAGATCCTGCGGACCATGGGCCAGCACAAGGTACGCCGGCTGCCGGTGATCGACGGGCACGACCTCGTCGGCATCGTGGCCGTCGCCGACGTGGCCCGGTCGCTGCCGGAACGCCCGGTGGGCGACCTCATCGAGGCGATCTCCGAGCGCTCCTGA
- a CDS encoding cation-translocating P-type ATPase: protein MTSLGRVAGLLLSPAAVPDAVARVARGVATALPDTARTVGSALPGTARNAVPGSVAEAAGSVGAAATRLARLAGLTRRRVWSRDGRHHIEVHGVCQDGGDRLARQVEAALEALPGVAWARVNAPSGRVIVAVEEPKPKLRDLIATVARTERVCPHEPDPEIPPPHPPEEGPRTPRALGALASDALGLTISAATRILPFTPVPGEVAGFLAAVDLHPKLHALADRGLRADPRAELIFPLAEAVVQGLTGGWAGIVLDGAQRVVRWGEAQAQLAAWTKAEPRLTGDPDRAVARVPDGERPCPVPDGPAERYVSRMLAAGAAAGAAAVPVAGGKRAAALALSSLPKAPGSGREGYAAQLGRMLGRRGVIAMDRSVLRELDRIDTVLLDAAVLGSDRGVLADLAPLAGADTGQVAARSFALFDPAAPDAVRNADGWRLGPLDRMDVTDPGDTPDSARLRSDGGRLLGLAEGGRLAAVLRVEPEPVPGVDALATAARHAGLRLVVAGDDDGRYDFADALVPGGSRLAESVRELQREGAVVMVVSGDRAALGAADCGLGVSGPEDLPPWGAHLLVGDDLRIPALLIDATGVARRMTRQNIRISMAGTGLGALGAFTAERERLPGRALGAVNGAAALAFAHGVWRARRLPDRTRTPAPALTAWHLMPVDTVLDQLGTHAEGLTGEEAARRRRAVTGDGQGPPGLLRAFVDELSNPLTPVLAAGAVLSATFGSLVDAALVGGVVGGSALIGAVHQHNTERSLAELLSRSAVTARVLRDGAEQVVAAEELVAGDVVAVGPGDAIPADCRVLTSDGLETDESSLTGESLPVGKTAEPVVAAAVAERHSMLYEGTTVAAGHGTAVVVATGQETEAGRSLALAREAPPASGVETRLGKLTSAAVPLAAGSAIAVAGAGLLRGVPLAETAATAANLAVASVPEGLPFLVSAAQLAAARRLAEHGALVRNPRTIEALGRVDVLCFDKTGTLTEGKLLLAGVGGGDDRYAPPDRLDEPLRLTLAAALRATPAATDPDELPQQTDRAVRRGAGTAGVLEWTGAPDWTAVGGLPFEPSRGYHATVGRTAGGLLLSVKGAPESVLPRCAARRTAQGDMPLDRAGRDALHAMLAERAGAGHRILAVAECPVGAESVTDEQVDGMVFVGFLALADGVRESAAPAVRRIRQAGVHTIMITGDHPATAEAIAATISPDHGEQRVVTATELNRLDDEALAERLMATDVVARCTPAHKVRIIQALQRRGRTVAMTGDGANDAPAIRLADVGIALGQRGTPAARAAADLVVTDDRLETIIATLVEGRAMWSSVRHALSILVGGNLGEIAFSVLTAASTGRSALTGRQLLLVNLLTDLVPALAIAVRPPAADGADHLLREGPDTSLGETLTREIALRAGATTLGATAGWTLARWTGRERRAGTVALASLVGTQLGQTVLAGGTSPTVLASTAASIGVLVAVVQTPGVSQFFGCTPLGPVGWTIAAGSALGATFANGALTRLVDRLPQRGAALHGETDQGYGEEHDA from the coding sequence ATGACCTCGCTGGGCCGTGTCGCCGGCCTCCTCCTGTCGCCGGCCGCCGTGCCGGACGCCGTGGCCCGGGTCGCCCGCGGGGTCGCCACCGCCCTGCCGGACACCGCCCGTACCGTCGGATCCGCCCTGCCGGGCACGGCCCGGAACGCCGTGCCGGGAAGCGTGGCCGAGGCGGCGGGAAGCGTGGGCGCGGCGGCGACCCGGCTGGCCCGGCTGGCCGGGCTGACCCGGCGCCGGGTCTGGTCCCGCGACGGCCGGCACCACATCGAGGTGCACGGCGTCTGCCAGGACGGCGGGGACCGGCTGGCCCGGCAGGTCGAGGCGGCGCTGGAGGCGCTGCCCGGCGTGGCGTGGGCCCGGGTCAACGCGCCGTCGGGCCGGGTGATCGTGGCGGTCGAGGAGCCGAAGCCGAAGCTGCGCGACCTGATCGCCACCGTGGCGCGGACCGAGCGGGTGTGCCCGCACGAGCCGGACCCGGAGATCCCGCCGCCGCACCCGCCCGAGGAGGGGCCGCGCACGCCCCGTGCCCTGGGGGCGCTGGCGTCCGACGCGCTCGGCCTGACCATCTCGGCCGCCACCCGGATCCTGCCGTTCACCCCGGTGCCCGGCGAGGTGGCCGGCTTCCTCGCCGCGGTCGACCTGCACCCGAAGCTGCACGCGCTCGCCGACCGGGGCCTGCGGGCCGACCCCCGCGCCGAACTGATCTTCCCGCTCGCCGAGGCGGTGGTCCAGGGGCTCACCGGCGGCTGGGCGGGCATCGTGCTCGACGGCGCGCAGCGGGTGGTGCGGTGGGGCGAGGCGCAGGCCCAGCTCGCCGCCTGGACGAAGGCCGAGCCGAGGTTGACGGGCGACCCGGACCGGGCGGTCGCCCGGGTGCCGGACGGCGAGCGGCCCTGCCCGGTCCCGGACGGTCCGGCCGAACGCTATGTGAGCCGGATGCTGGCCGCGGGCGCGGCGGCCGGGGCGGCCGCGGTGCCGGTGGCCGGCGGGAAACGGGCCGCCGCGCTGGCCCTGTCGTCACTGCCGAAGGCGCCGGGCAGCGGCCGCGAGGGGTACGCCGCCCAGCTCGGCCGGATGCTCGGCCGGCGGGGCGTGATCGCCATGGACCGCAGCGTGCTGCGCGAGCTGGACCGGATCGACACGGTGCTGCTGGACGCCGCGGTGCTCGGCTCCGACCGGGGCGTGCTGGCCGACCTGGCGCCGCTGGCCGGTGCGGACACCGGTCAGGTGGCCGCCCGGTCGTTCGCCCTGTTCGACCCGGCCGCCCCGGACGCGGTCCGGAACGCGGACGGCTGGCGGCTCGGTCCGCTGGACCGGATGGACGTGACGGACCCGGGGGACACCCCGGACAGCGCGCGGCTGCGCTCCGACGGCGGGCGGCTGCTCGGGCTGGCCGAGGGCGGCCGGCTCGCCGCCGTGCTGCGGGTCGAGCCGGAGCCCGTCCCGGGGGTGGACGCCCTGGCCACCGCGGCCCGCCACGCCGGCCTGCGGCTCGTGGTCGCCGGTGACGACGACGGCCGGTACGACTTCGCCGACGCCCTCGTGCCCGGCGGTTCCCGCCTCGCCGAATCGGTCCGTGAGCTGCAACGCGAGGGCGCGGTGGTGATGGTGGTCTCCGGTGACCGGGCCGCGCTCGGCGCCGCGGACTGCGGGCTGGGGGTCTCCGGCCCGGAGGACCTGCCACCCTGGGGCGCACACCTGCTGGTGGGTGACGACCTGCGGATTCCCGCGCTGCTCATCGACGCGACCGGGGTGGCCCGGCGGATGACCCGGCAGAACATCCGGATCTCCATGGCCGGCACGGGGCTGGGAGCGCTCGGCGCGTTCACGGCCGAGCGGGAGCGGCTGCCCGGCCGGGCCCTCGGCGCGGTGAACGGCGCCGCCGCCCTCGCCTTCGCACACGGCGTCTGGCGGGCCCGGCGGCTGCCCGACCGGACCCGTACGCCGGCGCCCGCACTCACCGCCTGGCACCTGATGCCGGTGGACACCGTCCTCGACCAGCTCGGCACCCACGCGGAGGGGTTGACCGGCGAGGAGGCGGCCCGCCGCCGGCGTGCCGTCACCGGCGACGGCCAGGGCCCGCCCGGGCTGCTCCGCGCGTTCGTCGACGAGCTGTCGAACCCGCTCACCCCGGTGCTCGCCGCCGGGGCGGTGCTCTCCGCCACGTTCGGCTCGCTTGTCGACGCCGCGCTGGTCGGCGGGGTGGTGGGCGGCTCGGCGCTGATCGGTGCGGTGCACCAGCACAACACCGAGCGGTCGCTGGCCGAGTTGCTGTCCCGCTCGGCGGTGACCGCCCGGGTGCTGCGCGACGGCGCGGAGCAGGTGGTGGCCGCGGAGGAACTGGTGGCCGGCGACGTGGTCGCGGTGGGGCCGGGCGACGCCATCCCGGCCGACTGCCGGGTGCTGACCAGCGACGGGCTGGAGACCGACGAGTCGTCGCTGACCGGCGAGTCGCTGCCGGTGGGCAAGACCGCCGAGCCGGTGGTGGCCGCCGCGGTGGCCGAGCGGCACTCGATGCTCTACGAGGGCACCACTGTCGCGGCCGGCCACGGCACCGCCGTGGTGGTGGCCACCGGCCAGGAGACCGAGGCGGGGCGGAGCCTCGCCCTGGCCCGGGAGGCGCCCCCGGCCAGCGGGGTGGAGACCCGGCTCGGGAAGCTGACCAGCGCCGCCGTGCCGCTGGCCGCCGGCTCGGCGATCGCGGTGGCCGGGGCGGGACTGCTCCGGGGCGTACCCCTGGCGGAGACGGCGGCGACCGCCGCGAACCTGGCCGTGGCGTCGGTGCCGGAGGGGCTGCCGTTCCTGGTCAGCGCCGCGCAGCTGGCGGCGGCGCGGCGGCTCGCCGAGCACGGCGCGCTGGTCCGCAACCCGCGGACCATCGAGGCGCTGGGCCGGGTCGACGTGCTCTGCTTCGACAAGACCGGCACCCTCACCGAGGGGAAGCTGCTGCTGGCCGGGGTGGGCGGCGGCGACGACCGGTACGCCCCACCGGACCGGCTGGACGAGCCGCTGCGGCTGACCCTGGCCGCGGCGCTGCGGGCCACTCCCGCGGCGACCGACCCGGACGAGCTGCCCCAGCAGACCGACCGTGCGGTGCGCCGCGGCGCGGGCACGGCCGGCGTGCTGGAGTGGACCGGCGCACCGGACTGGACGGCGGTGGGCGGGCTGCCGTTCGAGCCGTCCCGGGGCTACCACGCCACGGTCGGCCGGACCGCCGGCGGGCTGCTGCTCAGCGTGAAGGGCGCGCCCGAGTCGGTGCTGCCGCGCTGCGCGGCGCGGCGGACCGCCCAGGGCGACATGCCGCTGGATCGGGCCGGCCGGGACGCGCTGCACGCGATGCTCGCCGAACGCGCCGGGGCCGGGCACCGCATCCTGGCCGTGGCCGAGTGCCCGGTGGGCGCCGAGTCGGTGACCGACGAGCAGGTCGACGGGATGGTCTTCGTCGGCTTCCTGGCCCTCGCCGACGGGGTGCGGGAGAGCGCCGCGCCCGCGGTGCGGCGGATCCGGCAGGCCGGCGTGCACACCATCATGATCACCGGGGACCACCCGGCCACCGCCGAGGCGATCGCCGCCACCATCAGCCCCGACCACGGCGAGCAGCGGGTGGTCACCGCCACCGAGCTGAACCGGCTCGACGACGAGGCCCTCGCGGAACGGCTCATGGCCACCGACGTGGTGGCCCGCTGCACCCCGGCGCACAAGGTGCGGATCATCCAGGCGCTGCAACGCCGGGGGCGGACCGTGGCGATGACCGGCGACGGCGCCAACGACGCGCCGGCCATCCGGCTCGCCGACGTGGGCATCGCGCTCGGCCAGCGGGGCACCCCGGCGGCCCGCGCCGCCGCCGACCTGGTGGTCACCGACGACCGGCTGGAGACCATCATCGCGACCCTGGTGGAGGGTCGGGCCATGTGGTCGTCGGTCCGCCACGCGCTGAGCATCCTGGTGGGCGGCAACCTCGGCGAGATCGCGTTCAGCGTGCTGACCGCCGCCAGCACCGGCCGGTCGGCGCTCACCGGCCGGCAACTGCTCCTGGTCAACCTGCTCACCGACCTGGTGCCGGCGCTGGCCATCGCGGTCCGCCCGCCCGCCGCCGACGGGGCCGACCACCTGCTGCGGGAGGGACCGGACACCTCGCTCGGCGAGACGCTGACCCGGGAGATCGCGCTGCGGGCCGGCGCCACCACGCTGGGGGCGACCGCCGGCTGGACGCTCGCCCGGTGGACCGGCCGGGAGCGGCGGGCGGGCACCGTCGCGCTCGCCTCGCTTGTCGGCACCCAGCTCGGGCAGACCGTGCTGGCCGGCGGCACCAGCCCCACCGTGCTGGCCTCCACGGCCGCGTCGATCGGCGTCCTGGTCGCCGTCGTGCAGACGCCCGGGGTCAGCCAGTTCTTCGGCTGCACCCCGCTCGGCCCGGTGGGCTGGACCATCGCCGCCGGCTCCGCGCTGGGCGCCACCTTCGCCAACGGCGCGCTGACCCGGCTGGTCGACCGCCTCCCGCAGCGCGGCGCCGCTCTGCATGGGGAAACCGATCAGGGGTACGGCGAGGAGCATGACGCCTGA
- a CDS encoding MFS transporter yields the protein MSTATAAPPAPPAHLWSPRLRAMTVGSVALVSLLAFEALAVGTAMPTVARTLDGLGLYALAFGGPFASGVVAMVASGIWCDARGPRPAMWHGVAWFVAGLLVAGAAPTMEVLVVGRVVQGFGSGLLSVALYVIVAQAYPEELRRRVFAAFAAAWVVPSLVGPAVAGLIVEHLGWRWVFLAVPAVAVPAVLLIQPGLRALGAAVPTRPPAGALARIGWACGAGASAALLHYGGQQRGVLAAGLIAAALVGLLACVPRLLPAGFLRAARGLPTVIGLRGLASAAFAGAEVVIPLMLSRERGFSPTAAGLVLTVGALSWSVGSWIQGRIAAPRSAATLPRVGLTCIAVGTAGVALALLPALPVALAVLAWAVAGLGMGLLYPSLSVLTLDLSAPAEQGRNSSALQLGDSLSAATVLALTGAVLAAGSAPGRASYATTLAVAAGCGLLGVLLAGRVVLTGDRAKAARAG from the coding sequence ATGTCGACCGCCACCGCCGCACCGCCGGCCCCGCCCGCACACCTCTGGTCGCCGCGCCTGCGGGCCATGACCGTGGGCAGCGTCGCCCTCGTGTCGCTGCTCGCCTTCGAGGCACTGGCGGTGGGCACGGCGATGCCCACGGTCGCCCGCACCCTGGACGGGCTCGGCCTCTACGCCCTGGCCTTCGGCGGCCCGTTCGCCTCCGGGGTCGTGGCCATGGTCGCCTCCGGCATCTGGTGCGACGCGCGGGGTCCCCGCCCGGCCATGTGGCACGGCGTGGCGTGGTTCGTGGCGGGCCTCCTGGTGGCGGGCGCCGCGCCCACCATGGAGGTACTTGTCGTCGGGCGGGTCGTGCAGGGTTTCGGCTCCGGCCTGCTCTCCGTGGCGCTCTACGTGATCGTGGCGCAGGCGTACCCGGAGGAGTTGCGGCGGCGGGTGTTCGCCGCGTTCGCCGCCGCGTGGGTGGTCCCGTCGCTCGTGGGTCCGGCCGTGGCCGGGCTGATCGTCGAGCACCTGGGCTGGCGCTGGGTGTTCCTCGCGGTGCCGGCGGTCGCGGTGCCGGCGGTGCTGCTGATCCAGCCGGGCCTGCGGGCGCTGGGCGCGGCGGTGCCGACCCGGCCGCCGGCCGGCGCGCTGGCCCGGATCGGCTGGGCCTGCGGGGCGGGGGCGAGCGCCGCACTGCTGCACTACGGGGGGCAGCAGCGCGGCGTGCTCGCCGCCGGGCTGATCGCCGCGGCGCTGGTCGGGCTGCTGGCCTGCGTGCCGCGGCTGCTGCCGGCCGGGTTCCTGCGGGCCGCGCGCGGCCTGCCGACCGTGATCGGGCTGCGTGGCCTGGCGTCGGCGGCGTTCGCCGGGGCCGAGGTGGTGATCCCGTTGATGCTGTCGCGGGAGCGGGGCTTCTCGCCGACGGCGGCCGGGCTGGTGCTGACGGTCGGCGCGCTCTCCTGGTCGGTGGGCTCCTGGATCCAGGGCCGGATCGCCGCGCCGCGCTCGGCCGCCACGCTGCCCCGGGTCGGGCTGACCTGCATCGCCGTCGGCACGGCCGGCGTGGCGCTGGCCCTCCTGCCGGCCCTTCCGGTGGCGCTCGCGGTGCTGGCCTGGGCGGTCGCCGGACTCGGCATGGGGCTGCTCTACCCGTCGCTGTCGGTGCTCACCCTGGACCTGTCCGCCCCCGCCGAGCAGGGCCGGAACAGTTCGGCGCTGCAACTGGGCGACTCGCTCTCGGCCGCCACCGTGCTGGCGCTGACCGGGGCCGTGCTGGCCGCCGGTTCGGCGCCCGGCCGGGCGAGCTACGCGACCACCCTGGCCGTGGCGGCCGGCTGCGGGCTGCTCGGCGTGCTGCTCGCCGGCCGGGTGGTGCTGACCGGTGATCGGGCGAAAGCGGCCCGGGCCGGCTGA
- a CDS encoding MBL fold metallo-hydrolase gives MTPEVTFIGTATTVLRLGGFTLLTDPNFLHRGQRAYLGKGLWSKRSTDPALTIPELPALDAVVLSHLHGDHFDRVARRGLDRALPIVTTPQAERKLRRWGFRAAEGLPTWRSHELRRGDETLRLTALPGQHGPGVLDRLLPDVMGTLLDLERAGERRFRLYVTGDTLRRPQLAQIPERFPDIDAMLIHLGGTKVAGILLTMDARQGADVVELIRPRLTVPIHYDDYPVFRSPLRHFVEEARRRGFVRQVRTIHRGETVPLTP, from the coding sequence ATGACGCCTGAGGTCACCTTCATCGGTACGGCCACGACGGTCCTGCGGCTCGGCGGGTTCACGCTGCTCACCGACCCGAACTTCCTGCACCGGGGCCAGCGGGCCTACCTCGGCAAGGGGCTCTGGTCGAAGCGGAGCACCGACCCGGCGCTGACGATTCCCGAGCTGCCCGCGCTGGACGCCGTGGTCCTGTCCCACCTGCACGGCGACCACTTCGACCGGGTGGCCCGGCGCGGCCTGGACCGCGCCCTGCCGATCGTCACCACGCCGCAGGCGGAACGGAAGCTGCGGCGCTGGGGTTTCCGGGCGGCGGAGGGGCTGCCCACCTGGCGCTCGCACGAGCTGCGCCGCGGGGACGAGACGCTGCGGCTGACCGCCCTGCCCGGCCAGCACGGGCCCGGCGTGCTGGACCGGCTGCTGCCCGACGTGATGGGCACCCTGCTCGACCTGGAACGCGCCGGCGAGCGCCGGTTCCGGCTCTACGTCACCGGGGACACCCTGCGCCGGCCGCAGCTCGCCCAGATCCCCGAACGGTTCCCGGACATCGACGCCATGCTGATCCACCTCGGCGGCACGAAGGTCGCCGGCATCCTGCTCACCATGGACGCCCGGCAGGGCGCCGACGTGGTGGAGCTGATCCGGCCCCGGCTCACCGTGCCGATCCACTACGACGACTACCCGGTGTTCCGCTCCCCGCTGCGGCACTTCGTCGAGGAGGCCCGGCGGCGCGGCTTCGTCCGGCAGGTCCGCACCATCCACCGGGGCGAGACCGTGCCGCTGACCCCCTGA
- a CDS encoding L-threonylcarbamoyladenylate synthase yields MPAESGIAEAAAVLRSGGLVAFPTETVYGLGANALDARAAARIFEAKARPSFDPLISHLADAADLPGLVGAVPPAVAALVERFWPGPLTLIVDRPAVIPPIVTSGLDTMAVRVPDEPSARALIAAAGVPVAAPSANRFGQLSPTRAEHVVAGLGGAVEVVLDGGPTRCGIESTIVDARGERPVVLRLGALPVEALVDAVGPVEVRQGNSGQPVAPGTLAAHYAPRTPLRLGAAAEGDGGRRGFLAFRERPAGGDWAAVEVLSPEGDLTAAAARLFDALHRLDATGVTEIVAEPVPEVGVGRAINDRLRRAAATWR; encoded by the coding sequence CTGCCGGCCGAGAGCGGCATCGCCGAGGCCGCCGCCGTCCTGCGCTCCGGCGGGCTGGTCGCCTTCCCCACCGAGACGGTCTACGGGTTGGGCGCGAACGCGCTGGACGCCCGCGCCGCGGCCCGGATCTTCGAGGCGAAGGCCCGACCCAGCTTTGACCCGCTGATCAGCCACCTGGCCGACGCCGCCGACCTGCCCGGTCTGGTCGGCGCGGTGCCGCCGGCGGTGGCCGCGCTGGTGGAGCGCTTCTGGCCCGGCCCGCTCACGCTGATCGTGGACCGGCCGGCGGTGATCCCGCCGATCGTCACGTCCGGCCTGGACACCATGGCGGTCCGGGTGCCGGACGAGCCGTCCGCGCGGGCGTTGATCGCCGCCGCCGGGGTGCCGGTGGCCGCGCCGAGCGCCAACCGGTTCGGGCAGCTCAGCCCCACCCGCGCCGAGCACGTGGTGGCCGGGCTGGGCGGGGCCGTGGAAGTGGTGCTCGACGGCGGGCCGACCCGGTGCGGGATCGAGTCGACAATCGTGGACGCGCGCGGCGAGCGGCCCGTGGTGCTCCGGCTGGGCGCGCTGCCGGTGGAGGCGCTGGTCGACGCGGTCGGCCCGGTGGAGGTACGCCAGGGCAACTCGGGCCAGCCGGTGGCGCCCGGGACGCTGGCCGCGCACTACGCCCCGCGTACCCCTCTGCGGTTGGGCGCGGCGGCCGAGGGGGACGGCGGCCGGCGGGGATTCCTGGCCTTCCGGGAGCGGCCCGCTGGTGGTGACTGGGCGGCGGTGGAGGTGCTGTCGCCCGAGGGTGACCTGACGGCGGCGGCCGCGCGGCTCTTCGACGCCCTGCACCGGCTCGACGCGACAGGGGTGACCGAGATCGTGGCCGAGCCCGTTCCCGAGGTCGGCGTGGGCCGGGCGATAAACGACCGGCTGCGGCGGGCGGCCGCCACCTGGCGCTGA